One region of Priestia megaterium genomic DNA includes:
- a CDS encoding amino acid permease, with the protein MADKELKRGLESRHIQMIALGGTIGVGLFMGSASTIQWTGPSVLLAYAICGMFIFFIMRAMGEMLYMEPSTGSFATFGHKYIHPLAGYMAAWSNWFQFVIVGMSEIIAVGAYMHYWFPHLPAWVPGIIAMLILGTANLVSVKSFGEFEFWFAMIKIVTIILMIIAGLGLIFFGFGNDGDAIGLSNLWAHGGFFAGGWSGFFFALSLVIAAYQGVELIGITAGEAKDPKKTLTSAIQSIIWRILIFYIGAIFVIVTVYPWNELDSLGSPFVSTFAKVGVTAAAGIINFVVITAAMSGCNSGIFSAGRMLYTLGVNGQAPKFFTKISRNGVPIYSTLAVMIGLVIGVILNYIAPPNVFVYVYSASVLPGMIPWFIILISQIRFRKAKGAEMDSHPFKMPFAPVTNYVTIAFLLMVLVGMWFNDETRISLIVGVIFLALVVISFYAFGINKRMIPDTENGQIKK; encoded by the coding sequence ATGGCAGACAAAGAGTTAAAAAGAGGCTTAGAATCTCGTCACATTCAAATGATCGCGCTTGGTGGAACAATTGGCGTTGGATTATTTATGGGATCAGCAAGCACGATTCAATGGACAGGTCCATCGGTATTGCTTGCTTACGCAATTTGCGGAATGTTTATTTTCTTTATTATGCGTGCTATGGGCGAAATGCTGTACATGGAACCAAGCACAGGTTCATTCGCTACATTTGGCCACAAATATATTCATCCATTAGCAGGTTATATGGCTGCTTGGAGTAACTGGTTTCAATTTGTAATCGTAGGGATGTCCGAAATTATAGCGGTAGGAGCATATATGCATTACTGGTTCCCTCATTTACCAGCTTGGGTGCCTGGTATTATCGCCATGTTGATTTTAGGCACAGCAAACTTAGTTTCAGTGAAATCATTTGGAGAGTTTGAATTTTGGTTTGCGATGATTAAAATTGTAACAATTATTTTAATGATTATCGCGGGACTTGGATTAATTTTCTTTGGATTTGGAAATGATGGAGACGCAATCGGGTTATCAAATCTTTGGGCACACGGAGGCTTCTTTGCAGGGGGATGGTCAGGCTTTTTCTTCGCGCTATCTCTTGTTATTGCAGCTTATCAAGGAGTCGAGCTAATTGGGATTACAGCTGGTGAAGCAAAGGATCCTAAAAAAACGTTAACAAGCGCAATTCAAAGCATCATCTGGCGCATTTTAATTTTTTATATTGGCGCTATTTTCGTCATCGTGACGGTATATCCTTGGAATGAGTTAGATTCTTTAGGAAGTCCATTTGTATCTACATTTGCTAAAGTTGGTGTTACGGCAGCTGCAGGTATCATTAACTTTGTAGTCATTACGGCAGCGATGTCAGGCTGTAATAGCGGAATCTTTAGTGCAGGACGCATGCTTTATACGCTCGGTGTAAACGGTCAAGCACCTAAATTCTTTACAAAAATTTCTCGCAACGGCGTTCCAATTTACAGTACGCTCGCTGTTATGATTGGATTAGTAATTGGTGTTATTTTAAACTACATCGCTCCACCTAATGTATTTGTTTATGTATACAGTGCTAGCGTGCTTCCTGGAATGATTCCTTGGTTCATTATTCTTATCAGCCAAATTCGTTTCCGTAAAGCTAAAGGTGCTGAAATGGATAGTCATCCTTTCAAAATGCCTTTTGCGCCTGTAACGAACTATGTAACCATTGCTTTTCTACTAATGGTGCTCGTAGGCATGTGGTTTAATGATGAAACGCGTATTTCACTTATTGTAGGGGTTATTTTCCTCGCTCTCGTTGTCATTAGTTTTTACGCATTCGGAATCAATAAACGTATGATACCTGATACAGAGAACGGTCAAATAAAGAAATAA
- a CDS encoding alpha/beta-type small acid-soluble spore protein has product MANNKSSNNNELLVYGAEQAIDQMKYEIASEFGVNLGADTTARANGSVGGEITKRLVQLAEQQLGGGRF; this is encoded by the coding sequence ATGGCAAACAATAAAAGCAGCAATAATAATGAATTATTAGTATACGGAGCTGAACAAGCAATCGATCAAATGAAATATGAAATCGCTAGCGAGTTCGGAGTAAATTTAGGAGCTGACACTACTGCACGTGCAAACGGATCAGTAGGCGGCGAAATCACAAAACGTCTTGTACAATTAGCTGAGCAACAACTTGGCGGCGGACGTTTCTAA